A genomic stretch from Plasmodium brasilianum strain Bolivian I chromosome Unknown PB_00_10, whole genome shotgun sequence includes:
- a CDS encoding STP1 protein: MEKCLSSKWGVLGSGALSLYMTQEFGKISKHIINKTPSLINESNKENFRKECLELVDLLIQNKKAPFYENQNKWEETIKFWARSHYKRLAEKHGGCFPIFDDKEKKILELNYKALDFCDEKNNKINEIQCHTGVRKISGECDETCSNKINEYNAWIKEKRKHFSTQKVLIQSNCKNPQSQFPTRKCDILNPITFRELPKCRIRHAVARTQTESAEKKTIPQDVDQTTDSVQSIPQDSQKQDSQLISGEKEKIEVKTEQEKVRPDLQSQTDELSSTKATSTQGDIRDNKDPQPRKEQASAASENEEVISSDGSTFSSKSEESVVPPRFETTPLSIPAPLSLTPSLSNISSGQVVKKSNSHTSSILYALIGMFKKKKYIKRKQMKFLRIKVPSRFDKKSKFFTDDHLERAIYDDEKIIKKIKINERTKKVNLSKQKKDRSKIIIEVHMQVLEECINEDWENHKDEFLEICIDEFAKKDYTTYPNLKDDDPIIENVKCISDIKKQNILWNKWIQRHRNLSENLKKDDWFNNLKDEWNREVAYIQEMEEIKKKSSNETQKVSFLEREKDIWRQWISKKGMIIQQHLDQYWNNGLAEELQNISDEYVNEDTKNYVSLLNVEELKHKENYEELCKYIKKKLLTKLCILVLIAVLEECKKEANLENRESYLDRSINEWKGKRYSSKKQEITENIIECNNNDIENKRNEEFDAHIWKDSFRNEIEDWIRDDDLYANSIVSDRTVDKSN; encoded by the exons atggAAAAGTGTTTGTCCTCG AAATGGGGTGTTCTAGGTTCTGGCGCATTAAGCCTCTATATGACACAAGAGTTTGGAAAAATTtcaaaacatataataaataaaactcCTTCCTTAATTAACGAGAGTAATAAAGAGAATTTTAGGAAGGAATGCCTCGAATTGGTTGATCTTCTAATACAGAATAAAAAAGCACCATTTTACGAAAATCAGAATAAGTGGGAAGAAACGATAAAATTTTGGGCAAGATCTCACTATAAACGGCTAGCCGAAAAACATGGTGGATGTTTTCCGATTTTCgatgataaagaaaaaaaaattttagaacTAAATTATAAAGCACTAGATTTCTgcgatgaaaaaaataataaaataaatgaaatacaaTGTCATACAGGAGTACGTAAAATTTCAGGTGAATGTGATGAGACATgttcaaataaaattaatgaatataatgcGTGGATTAAGGAAAAACGTAAGCATTTTAGTACACAGAAAGTGCTCATACAAAGTAATTGCAAAAATCCACAGTCCCAATTTCCAACAAGAAAATGTGACATACTTAATCCTATAACATTTCGCGAACTTCCTAAATGCCGAATTAGACATGCAGTAGCCCGGACACAGACTGAATctgcagaaaaaaaaacaattccTCAAGATGTCGATCAAACAACAGATAGCGTTCAATCTATTCCTCAAGATTCACAGAAACAAGATTCGCAACTTATAAGTGgagagaaagaaaaaattgaagtaAAAACTGAACAAGAAAAAGTTCGTCCAGATCTTCAATCTCAAACTGATGAACTATCATCAACCAAAGCTACAAGTACTCAAGGTGACATCAGGGACAATAAGGATCCTCAACCTAGAAAAGAACAAGCATCAGCAGCTTCTGAAAACGAAGAAGTAATATCATCAGATGGTTCTACATTTTCTTCAAAGTCAGAAGAATCGGTAGTTCCCCCTAGGTTTGAAACAACTCCTTTATCTATTCCTGCTCCACTTTCACTTACTCCTTCTTTATCCAATATATCTTCAG GACAAGTAGTAAAAAAATCTAACTCTCATACATCATCTATTTTA TACGCATTAATAGggatgtttaaaaaaaaaaaatatataaaaagaaaacaaatgaaATTCCTTAGAATAAAAGTACCTTCAcgatttgataaaaaaagtaagttTTTCACAGATGATCATTTAGAACGCGCAATATatgatgatgaaaaaatcataaaaaaaattaaaataaatgaacgtacaaaaaaagtaaacttgtcgaagcaaaaaaaagacaGATCCAAAATCATAATAGAAGTACATATGCAAGTACTCGAAGAATGCATAAATGAAGATTGGGAAAACCACAAAGACGAATTCTTAGAAATATGTATAGATGAATTCGCGAAAAAGGATTATACAACCTATCCCAATTTAAAAGATGATGATCCAATAATAGAAAATGTTAAATGTATCAgtgatattaaaaaacaaaatattctaTGGAATAAATGGATACAAAGACATAGAAATCTTTCTGAAAATCTGAAAAAAGACGATTGGTTTAATAATTTGAAGGATGAATGGAATAGAGAAGTAGCTTACATACAAGAAatggaagaaataaaaaagaaatcttCAAATGAAACTCAAAAAGTTTCATTTttagaaagagaaaaagatatatggaGACAGTGGATATCAAAAAAGGGTATGATTATACAACAACACCTTGATCAGTACTGGAATAATGGATTAGCAGAGGAGTTGCAGAATATCTCAGATGAATATGTAAATGAAGAtactaaaaattatgtatcaCTATTAAATGTAGAAGAATTGAAGCAcaaagaaaattatgaagaattatgtaaatatataaaaaaaaaattattaacaaagcTTTGTATTCTCGTGCTTATAGCAGTATTAGAAGAATGTAAAAAGGAGGCTAACCTTGAAAATAGGGAATCATATTTGGATAGATCCATAAATGAATGGAAGGGAAAAAGATATTCAagtaaaaaacaagaaattacagaaaatataattgaatgtaataacaatgatatagaaaataaaagaaatgagGAATTTGATGCTCATATATGGAAAGATAGTTTCAGGAATGAAATAGAAGATTGGATAAGAGATGATGACTTATATGCAAATTCTATAGTTAGTGATAGAACAGTAGACAAATCGAAttaa